The Candidatus Bathyarchaeia archaeon DNA segment ACCTCAGAAAATGTAAATAAACAACAAACACCATAGAAAACCATGCAAAACCAAAACAGTGCGGGGTTGCCCTAGCCTGGTAGGGGGCAGGCCTGCTAAGCCTGTGGGCGTAAATCGTCCGCGCGGGTTCAAATCCCGCACCCCGCGCCTTTTCCGCGTGTTATCCGTAAATTTTAATAGTTTGCATGTGCTAATTGTGTTTTGGTGTTTGGTTTGGATGCGCGCAGGAAGGCTTGGCTAGATAGGGTTTTTAGGCGTAGCCATTCTGTTAATAGTCGGCATGCGGCTGAGATGGCTTTGAAAGCTTTTGATAAGGTTTTCGGCGAGCCCGTGGAGGCTGTTATTGACAGGGTTAAGCGAGGCGAGTTGGATGTTTACAAGGTTTTTGACAGGTTTGTTTCGGAATTGGATAAAGCTGGTTTAAGCTCGCATTCTATTAATGGATATGTGACTAGGGTTAAGCAGTATTTCGCTTATAACGATGCGAAATGGGATGAGACTGCTTTTCGTGTGAAGGTTGGCTTGCCGAGGGTTGAGGAGCCTGATGATAGGGCGCCGACTGTGGAGGAGTTGCGGCGGATTCTTGTTTGGGGAAAATTGAGGACTAAGGCTTTGATTCTTGTTTTGGCCAGCAGCGGAATGAGGCTTGGCGAAGCCATTAAGCTTAAGGTTGAAGACATTGATTTTAACAGCAGACCTGTTAAGGTTAGGCTTTCGCCGAAAGTGGCAAGCAAAACTGGAGAAGGTCGAATAACCTATATCAGCGACGAGGCTGCTGAATATCTCCGCCAATATTTAGGCGATAGGATAGGCGTTCCTGAAGTTTGGGTTTTCCCTTCAGAAGCAGATGAAAGCCGTCATATGAGCGAGGACCGCGCTTGGCGGACGATAACTGAGTGTATTGAAAAGGCTGGGCTTGGAAAAGCGAAAGAAAAAACGGTGACTGGCAGGCGTAAGCTGCATCCCCATAGCTTTAGAAAGTTCTTCTTTTCAAGGGTTGTGGGTGTAATAGGCGAGACAGCAGCCCATGCCTTAATGGGCCATGGCAGCTATTTGAAAACGTATTATAAGAGGCCTGAAGAGGAGAGAGCCATAGACTATTTACGGTGTATGCCTCACTTAACAATCTTTACGGAAAGTGTTGACATGAAAAGGTGGAAGGATGAGGCTAAAATTGAAGCCATAAAGGCTTTTGCAAAAAGCCTCGGAATAGAGGGCATAGAAATAAGAATCGCTCAACTGAAGAAGGAAATACCTGAAATAAGCGAAGAGGAAGCCTTAAGCCAAATAATACGGGAAAGCCTCGGCATAACGAAGCTTAACATAGAAAATCAAAACTTAAATAATGACCCGAAAAAAATTGTAAACGAAAACGAGCTTGAAAAGTTTTTAGCCCAAGGGTGGGATGTTCAAGCGATTCTTCCAAGCGGGAAAATTCTAATCAAAAAGAGCCTTTAAGCTTCCAAGGGATCCAAAAGCTTACAAAACATGTTTACAAGTCTCTCCTTTTCTCGGTAAATCTCGCTTTCCCTACACTTAATAAGCAAGTTAATCAAGCCTACCAACGGTTTAACAAGCCTAGTAGTAAGCAGATAATCCACCAGCTCATGGCGCAAAACCTCAACAGCCCTATTCTCATCCGTCTCATAAATGTAGATAACTCCATCTTTAAATTCTCCTGCAACCCCCTTATAGAGGTCAGGCTGCCAACAAACTTGAAAATTGCATTCAAGACCCAGCAAGCCCTGGAGACGTTTAAGTTCCTTGTCGAGTTTACAGATTATAGCACGTCTGCAAGCTTCCTCTTTCATGTTCATTTTGACCTCATATGATCAGGATAACCGCCATGAAACGCCTTAACATGACTTTTCAAATCCTCAAGAGTAAAGAAAAACATTGGCTTGCCAACCTCTTTGCAAATCTGGCATTCAAGTAGCCTCTCTGGCTTAGGATCAGAGAGCTTGTTTTCTATTGCCCTTTCAGAATAGGCAAACAATTCTCGGCTGTTATGCATAGGAGAGCTTGTAATCGGCTCAGTTGGCACCTGGACACTTTGCCATTTGGGGGGAGAGGGAGGATGAGTTGTTTCTGTGGAATCAGTTTTAGCTGAATTTCGCTTGTTTTTAGCGGTAATTTCAGTATCCTGCACAACATCCGAAGCCGTCCTTCTCACGTGCATGGTTTGGCAAGTTGTCACGATGCTCGTTAAGAAAGCTTCAAGCTCCTTCTCGTAAAACAGCTTGTATTCGTTCGCCTTTTCTAATAGGGCAAGTTGTTTAGGCTTTTCTCCAGTTTCAGCCAGACTGTAAGAATAGGGTTTGGTTGTCTGAACCTCCTTCAAATACCCTTGGTTCGCTAACGTCTTCAAGATTCTAGATGCTGTCCGAGCAGATACTCCAAGCCTTTCAGCCAACTTGTTTTTATCCCAGAACTCTTCGTTACTGTTTTCCATAAGCTCTAAGGCTTCACTTTGCCTTTTCTCCAACCTGCTCACTGTTTCAATTATGCTTGAAGCTAATATTTTCATGGCTCTTTCCAAATCTTCAACGTTCGCAATAACAAACTTCGAGCCATCCTCTTTATCTTCAATATAGGCTCTCTGCCTCTGGTGGATAATAGCCAATACTCGAATAAAATTCAAGATTCTTTCAATCTGGCTTCGCAGGGCTACTTTCTGCTCTTTCTTTATGGCTAGTTTTTCAAGTTGCAGAAGGCTGGTTGGCGGAAAAAGGACAACTTCCACATTCCAGTCGAGCAGCCTCAAAGCACTTTGAAAATCTTTCTCTGAATATGGAATTTTATTGCCGACATCTAAACCAAGCTTTTTACGTAGCCCTTCAGGCAGCATGGAATCCCTAAGCTTCTTAGCCAGAACACGCCTAGTCAAAACGTCTGAATGGTTCAGGCTCAACTTTAAAACTCTGCGATACAAATCTGCATGAATATCAATGTCGCTTTCTGTCGTAATGAAGTTTCTGGCGTTGGTCTTATGTCTTCCAAGCATCATCCTACCGGTCTCTTCATCCCTCATCGGGAAAATGGTTTCGATGCTTTCTCCCTCTCCAACACTACGCAAGCCTAGCGTGCCAGTTTTGGATTCCATGCCTGCAATTTCATAAATAACCAAAGTGCCGGCAAACTCTTCCGGGATATATTTGACAGCTTCTGGAGTGCTGGTTGTAAACTCGAAAAGCCATTCATGGGGAATTAGAGGCTTAATTGCTCTGATGGATTCGTTTTTGCCACTTCCACTAAAACCAGTCAAGATGCTGCTTAAAGGATATTTGGTTTGCCCACTGCATATAGTGACAAAGTTTGTCAACAAAGTATTGTCTTCTCCAATAAGTCTACGTCTCCCAAATTGCAAAATATAATCCAAGAGCTTAGGGTCAACCAGCAGCCTTTCAGCCTTTTCCTTCTCTTCATGAGTTAACAGCTTGGCTATTTGTTTAGGAGCTATTGGACACTTTTCACGGTCACATTGGCTTTTCAAAATTGGGTCTGTACAACCATAAACGTATTTGCCTTGAATTGCCGACTTAACTATGTCATCCACTTCTTTCCAAGGTAACTGTGGAGTATTCAGCCTATTCCAACTTTTTAAAATGTCTTCTCGAACAGTTTTAGGCTGATACTGCTTGAAGTTTATGAAATAGCTTGCCAACCTAATACCAAACTCATTACGCAAGCCTTCCTGAGTTCCTTTGAGCAATGCTTGGATGCAAGGCGGGTCTTTGCCCCTATAAGGCTTGCCACTTAACTCTTCACTGTCAAACCAAAGCTTGGCTGGCTTTTCAACTTTAACTCCAGCTTTTTCCAAAGCCGAATAAAACAAGGCTTCCAAATCTTCAACTTCCGTTGGCATGTTGTCATTTAGTTTTCTGTAGCCTTGACTTGGAGCCATGATGCAGAGTTTTCCTTCTCCAAGAATTTCCAAAGCACAATCATTATGATATGCCGAAATAGTCTTTGGCTTAGCATGGCTGAAATAAATATAATGCTGTCCACCTGAAGGGGTCTCTTCCATCTGTGTTATTGATAAATGTTTCAGAATCTGCCTGCCTTTTTCAACCACTTCAAGTGGCAAATTTTTAACATCAAAGTCTATGGCTCCAACATATAGCTCATTGTGCAGTTGTTGTCCGCAGATTATGGCAAAACTGTCAGCTTCAGCCCAGGGCAAGGCCTCAAAATCCAACTCGTTCTGCCTTTCAGTTTGCCACCTCTGCCACTTATGCAATGGCTCCTTGCCTCTGAGCAAAACAATGTTGCAGCCTTCAAGCCAATATTGTCTGGCAGTAGCTTTCAAAGATTCAGCCATTCGAAGTAGCTCCTAAGCCTGCTTTAGTTTTCTGACGCGTCTGAAAATGAAGCCTTCTTGTCCAAGCCAGTAATGCCAGTTACCAATGCTTAGGTTGCCTTTGTTTTCTTTAAGCGTGTTTTCCAAATGATTGTAAAGTTGCACATCATTAACATTGTCTCGTCGAATCATCTGGTAGGCTCCTCTAGAGCCACTACCGTTCTCCCAATTTAGTTTCTCGTAAACCTCAGCATGCTTCAAGTATGGCTTAGAAACTGGTTGTTGCTCAGCCTTTTGCTGGAGCCTTTGCTGAAGCCAACTGTCAATGGTAGCCTCAAGCTGAGCCTTAGCCACATTCAGTTCTTCTGTGCTGTCCAGCTTAGCCTTAACCGTATATTCAATTTTAGTCCATTCTTTTTCGCTGGTTTGCTTAGTTAACCCCTTAGAAACTTGAACTTCAACGACCTCTCCCATTACCTCTCCCCCTGAAAAAGTCTTTTATAAAGCTCTGGTGCGTCTCTGGCTAGCTTCTCCCTTAAGGCATCTCGGGTAAACTCCGAAACATTTGTATGCAGGTCGAGTCTCACGAATTGCTCGAGTAGCTCTTTCAAAGTTGCTGGAACCCTGACATTCAAATTCACTAATTCCTTTTTCGCCATGGCGTCACAACCGCCAAAATATGTATATAATGCTCAAATCAAAATATGCTCTCAAATTGAGTATTGCAATATCTCGTTTAAGGGGGTCAATTGTAATATTGCAAAATTTCGAACAAATCTTAAGGCGTAGCAAGAGTGAATATAATCATATTCCAAGCCTTAAGGGCAAGCAAGCATCAAGGAACGTTTTTATCTTATGCTGGCTTGCAGCTAAAGGCGAACAATCTTGTTGGGATTTAGCCCTTGAGTATATTAAAACCTTTAGAGCTCAGGATTACTCCGAGTGGTGTAAGGATCCTCATGCTAAAGCGATAATTTATCACGCACGGCAAAAGGAAAATGCTGCGCTGTATAGAAGTCTCGATCTACTTATGCGAAAACATTATGTGAAAAAGGATGGTTCAAAATACTTTCTGACTGTTAAAGGAGTTTTACTTGCATTTACATTGAATCCTGAAACTTTAAAGAATCGTATTCCTGAGATACTAAAAAATCCGGATAATGAAATACAAGCAGTGCTGGAAAGCGTCCATTTTCCAGCGATTCCGAACATCGAGGCTTTAAGTCAATTTAGGAAATTTTTGAAAAATTTACACGAAGATCCTTTAGTCCGAAAAATGTTCAAGTCGATGGCACAAGTTAGTTTGCAACATATTCTTCTAGACTATAAAATCAACATTGACGAAATAAGCGAAAAAGAGCTTACAAACTTGTTCTACAGCGAAATTATGAAGCAACTCAGCAAATATTTGAAAGAGAAGCAATCATCTGGATGATTCTTAGACAATCATAATATGTCGTTATCACCACGTCTTCGCCTAAAACTTTCAGTGCTTTTCTCTTTCACAAAGATATATTCCATATTTCATGCTCTGCTTCTGTTAGCTGCAACTAACGGAACATTATGTGAAGATGTTGGATGCACTCTTATGTATGAAGCTTTGAGCATTTTTGATAAAATTTAAATCTTGCCGTTTGTTTCCATGAGTGCAATAAAGAGCAGTATAACTTCCATGTTTCGCGCATGTTACAAAGCTTATGTGTTGTTGTGGCACTTGGTTAAAGAAGGTGGTTAAAGTGCAAGGAGTGAAGCATAATTATCGGGTTTAAGGAGGTAAGTCTGTGATTATTGAGCTGGCTGTTGCGTTTGTTTTGATTCTGGCTGTATCGTCTATAATTTATTCGCTTGGGCGTTTGTTGTCCGCTAAATCTATGTGTAGTGAAAATGGTAAATCTGCTTATGCTTGTGGTGAGAAGGTGAATTTTGATAAATTGAAAATCAGCGTTTCTCATTATAGGTATCTTATATACTTTGTGATTTTGGACTCGTCGGTGCTGTTAGCGACTTTTGCTGCATTGGCTATTCACATGGCAAATGTTTTGTTCTTCATAATTTACTTATTTATTGTTATTTTGTCTGGCTTGTTGCTTTTAGATGGAGGCGACAGTTAACGAGAAGAGCCGGTCTTTTAAATTGGGCGAGGCTAAAATCACCTTGGGTTCTTCATTTTAATTCTGGAGCATGCAACGCTTGCGACATTGAGGTTGCTGCACTTTTAACGCCCAGATATGATATTGAACGTTTTGGAATATTACTTGAACCTTCGCCAAGACATGCTGATGTTCTATTAACCACTGGTGTTGTCACCCGCCAATGTGCGGATAGGTTGAGGCGTATTTATGAGCAGATGCCTGAGCCAAAGTTTGTTATTGCCATAGGAGCTTGTGCTTGTTCAGGCGGAGTGTTTGAAGGAAATTACAATGTGATTGGCGGCGTTGAGAAAGTCATTCCAGTCAACATTTATATTCCGGGATGCCCACCGAAGCCGGAGGCGATAATTGACGGTATTTTAAAACTGCTTAATTCGATTAGGGAGGCAAGGCATGTCGATAAACATTAATGAAATTTTAAAAGCCTTAAGTGATGCAATTGGAGAGAGGGTACTCCAAACTAAATCTCTGCGTCCCGAAAAAGCATGTATTCAAGTTGAGGCTGGAGCCCACAGAGACGCTGTAAAAGTTCTGCTTAAACAGGATGGAAATGCGGGTATTTCTGCAATTACAGGCGTTGACCTCGGCGAAACGATTGAGTTAATATATCACATCCGCACTTGCAACACAATAATTTCCATAAGAGTCGATGTTCCAAAGGAAAATGCAAAAATTGAAAGCATAACCGACCTAGTTCCTGGAGCGAATTTCCATGAAAGGGAAGCGTCTGACCTTTTTGGCGTAACATTCGAGGGACACCCAAACCCAAAGAGGCTTATTCTTCCAGAAGATTGGCCGGAAAATGTTTTCCCGCTTAGAAAGGATGCTGTGGTGGCGAATGTTCAAAGTAATAGCCTTCCCATTTCAGAGGATAATATGCAAGTAGCTGCCACTGAAGGGGTAGTGAATATTGTAGTGGGGCCCCAGCATCCTGCCTTGATAGAGCCTGAAAAGTTTTCTTTGAAAGTTGATGGGGAAATTGTGAAGGAAGTTGAGCCTAGAATTGGCTATGTTCATAGGGGTATTGAGAAGGCTGCAGAAAGTCGCACTTACTTGCAGAACATTTACTTGGTTGAGAGAATATGTGGCATATGTAATGCTTGTCATGCTACCTGTTTTTGCCAGACGGTTGAGGCGGTAATGGGAGTGAATGTGCCGTCTAGGGCCGAGTATTTGCGTACGGTAATTTTGGAGTTGAATAGGATTCATAGTCACATGCTTCTTTTGGGTCATGCTGGCTTAGAAATTGGATATGAAACCCTATTCCATTACATGTGGCGCGACAGAGAGCCAGTATTAGACATGATGGAAGAACTTACCGGCAACAGAATTATCGCATCATTCATCACTATAGGCGGCGTTAGAAGAGACTTAAAAGAAGAGGCTATTTCAAAAATTAATGCGGGATTGGCAAACTTAAAGAAGAAAATGAGTTTTTATAGGCAACTTTTTGAGAATGATTCAACATTAAAAATGCGAACAAGAGATGTTGGAGTCTTAAGCAAGCAAGACGCGTTAAAATTGTGTGTTGTTGGTCCTGTGGCGCGGGGGTCTGGTGTGGATATGGATGTTAGAAGGGATGAGCCATACGCAGCATATAACGAAATACCTTTTAGGGTTATCACTTATGATGAGGGTGACGCTTGGGCTAGGCTTATGGTTCGTTTAGATGAAATAATTGAAAGCATCAACATAATACAATATGCCCTAGAACATTTGCCAAGTGGCCCCTACAGAATCAGGGTGCCAAGGATTGTGCCAGCAGGCGAGGCTATCGGACGTGTTGAAGCGCCTAGGGGTGAGTTGTTTTACTATATAAAAAGTAATGGAACGGCTTTTCCAGAGCGTGTTAAAGTGCGCACTCCAACTTTCGCTAATATTGCATCCTTTGTTAAAATCGCTGAAGGCGGTAACATAGCAGATGTGCCAGCAAGCTTTGTAAGCCTTGATCCGTGCTTTTCATGCACAGACAGGTAAGAGGAGCATCAAAAATGGGTTTGGATATAGCGTTTATTCTTCGTGTTCTAGTTTTTCCAGGGTTCACTTTCATTTTGTTGTTTACAATGTTTTGCGATTGGGTTGAAAGGAAAATTGAGGCGCGGATGCAGAATAGGATGGGACCTACATATACTGGTCCACTTGGCGTTTTTCAACCGCTTGCTGACTGTGTTAAACTTTTAACCAAGGAGGACATTGTTCCATTTAACGTAAAAGAGTTCGCTTTCAAATTCGCTCCAATTCTCTCATTTTCGATTTTTGTTTTCTCATTCGTCTTCCTGCCAATTGATGGAGCAAATATCGTTTTCAATTCAAACTTTGAAGGCGACTTAATTATTGTCTTAACATTAGTTTCAATTGCCAATTTCTTTCTTTTCCTTTCAGGTTGGTCTTCATTTAACCCTTACAGTGCAATAGGCGCTACAAGAGTTTTGACTCAGTTTTTGGGTTATGATATTCCTCTTTTCATTCTTGCATTGGCTCCAGCTTTTTTGGCTAAAAGTCTTAGTTTTTCAGTTATTGCCGCTGATCAGGATGTGCCATTTGCCTTTATAATCCCATGGGCTTTCGTGCTGTTTATTATTACGCTTCAAGCGGAGTTGGAGAAAGACCCGTTTGATGTTCCGCACGCTGAGACGGAGATAGTTGGTGGATACGAAACTGAATATACGGGTAGAAGATTGGCTTTTCTTAAACTTGCTAAAGACGTGCAAATAGTGCTTGGAGCAGCCATCGCTGTTGAACTTTTCTTAGGCGGCCCCTATGGACCAACTTTTTATGGTCCATCTGCCTTGTGGTATACGTTGTGGTTTACGCTTAAACTACTTGTGGTTGTGGCACTTACAGAGTATTTGACATGCGTTTTTGCGAGGTTGCGTATTGATCAAGTGCTTGCTGTCAACTGGAAGGTGCTTCTGCCTTTTGCGTTTCTTTCTCTTGCTGCGGCTGTTGGAGTGGGCTTGTGGTTTAACCTGTTGAGGTGAAGGTGAATGGCTAAGTTATCGCCAATTTTGAAGGAAGTGCTCGTTCACCTTTTTAAGAAGCCTGCAACCCACAGATATCCAGAAGAGAAGACGCGTGTTCCCGCCGGTTTCCGCGGCAGACAAGTATTTGATATAAATCTCTGCATTAGTTGTGGCTTGTGCGCTAGGGATTGCCCTGCAAAGGCTATTGAGATGGTTGAGGTTGATGGAAAGTTGAGGCCGCTTTTTCATCTGGACCGCTGCATATTCTGTTATCAGTGTGCTGAAAGTTGTCCCAGAAATGCGATTAAAAGTTCGGAGATTTTCGAGTTAGCCTCAACAAATAAATCCGATTTGATTGTAAAGCCTAAAGCAGATAGCTTGAGCGGAGGCGTTTTGTAGGATGATTGTTGAGTTGCTTGCTGTTGGATTGGTTGTTTCGGCTTGTTTGGCAATCTACCTTGATGAGGCAGTGTATTCCGTTGCTTCTTTGGCTTGCATGTTTGTTTTAATGGCTATTTTGTATGCTTTAAATGATGCTTTGTTTGTAGCTGTTTTCCAGTTGGCTGTTGGTGCTGGAACTTTGGCTGTTCTCTTCTTGGCTGGTGAAATGTTAAGCGCGAAACCAGAAAAGGAGAAGCCCTTAAAGAAAATTTTTCCAGTTGCCTTGCTTGCAATTGTTTTATCTCTTCCGTCAATTTTCTTATCTGTTTCTGTTACGCCAGGTAATGTTTCTCCAAGTTTTTCATTTGCTGATGCACTTTGGAATTTAAGAGCTATAGACGTGATACTGCAGGGGTTTGTTATAATGACCGTTGCTCTGGGCATTGCAATAGTCCTATATGAGCGAAATGATGGTGAAAGCTAATGGATTACATGATTTTGTCGGTTGTTTTGCTTGCCGTTGGCATTTACGGCTTATTGACCAAGCGTCACCTTGTTAAAGTGTTAATTTCCATTGAAATTATTGCGGTGGCAGCGTCAATGAATTTTGTGCTGTTAGCCTCTTCTTTGAATAGAACTTTAGG contains these protein-coding regions:
- a CDS encoding site-specific integrase, which translates into the protein MDARRKAWLDRVFRRSHSVNSRHAAEMALKAFDKVFGEPVEAVIDRVKRGELDVYKVFDRFVSELDKAGLSSHSINGYVTRVKQYFAYNDAKWDETAFRVKVGLPRVEEPDDRAPTVEELRRILVWGKLRTKALILVLASSGMRLGEAIKLKVEDIDFNSRPVKVRLSPKVASKTGEGRITYISDEAAEYLRQYLGDRIGVPEVWVFPSEADESRHMSEDRAWRTITECIEKAGLGKAKEKTVTGRRKLHPHSFRKFFFSRVVGVIGETAAHALMGHGSYLKTYYKRPEEERAIDYLRCMPHLTIFTESVDMKRWKDEAKIEAIKAFAKSLGIEGIEIRIAQLKKEIPEISEEEALSQIIRESLGITKLNIENQNLNNDPKKIVNENELEKFLAQGWDVQAILPSGKILIKKSL
- a CDS encoding ribbon-helix-helix domain-containing protein, encoding MAKKELVNLNVRVPATLKELLEQFVRLDLHTNVSEFTRDALREKLARDAPELYKRLFQGER
- the ndhC gene encoding NADH-quinone oxidoreductase subunit A encodes the protein MIIELAVAFVLILAVSSIIYSLGRLLSAKSMCSENGKSAYACGEKVNFDKLKISVSHYRYLIYFVILDSSVLLATFAALAIHMANVLFFIIYLFIVILSGLLLLDGGDS
- a CDS encoding NADH-quinone oxidoreductase subunit B family protein — its product is MYCYFVWLVAFRWRRQLTRRAGLLNWARLKSPWVLHFNSGACNACDIEVAALLTPRYDIERFGILLEPSPRHADVLLTTGVVTRQCADRLRRIYEQMPEPKFVIAIGACACSGGVFEGNYNVIGGVEKVIPVNIYIPGCPPKPEAIIDGILKLLNSIREARHVDKH
- a CDS encoding NADH-quinone oxidoreductase subunit C, translating into MSININEILKALSDAIGERVLQTKSLRPEKACIQVEAGAHRDAVKVLLKQDGNAGISAITGVDLGETIELIYHIRTCNTIISIRVDVPKENAKIESITDLVPGANFHEREASDLFGVTFEGHPNPKRLILPEDWPENVFPLRKDAVVANVQSNSLPISEDNMQVAATEGVVNIVVGPQHPALIEPEKFSLKVDGEIVKEVEPRIGYVHRGIEKAAESRTYLQNIYLVERICGICNACHATCFCQTVEAVMGVNVPSRAEYLRTVILELNRIHSHMLLLGHAGLEIGYETLFHYMWRDREPVLDMMEELTGNRIIASFITIGGVRRDLKEEAISKINAGLANLKKKMSFYRQLFENDSTLKMRTRDVGVLSKQDALKLCVVGPVARGSGVDMDVRRDEPYAAYNEIPFRVITYDEGDAWARLMVRLDEIIESINIIQYALEHLPSGPYRIRVPRIVPAGEAIGRVEAPRGELFYYIKSNGTAFPERVKVRTPTFANIASFVKIAEGGNIADVPASFVSLDPCFSCTDR
- a CDS encoding complex I subunit 1 family protein: MHRQVRGASKMGLDIAFILRVLVFPGFTFILLFTMFCDWVERKIEARMQNRMGPTYTGPLGVFQPLADCVKLLTKEDIVPFNVKEFAFKFAPILSFSIFVFSFVFLPIDGANIVFNSNFEGDLIIVLTLVSIANFFLFLSGWSSFNPYSAIGATRVLTQFLGYDIPLFILALAPAFLAKSLSFSVIAADQDVPFAFIIPWAFVLFIITLQAELEKDPFDVPHAETEIVGGYETEYTGRRLAFLKLAKDVQIVLGAAIAVELFLGGPYGPTFYGPSALWYTLWFTLKLLVVVALTEYLTCVFARLRIDQVLAVNWKVLLPFAFLSLAAAVGVGLWFNLLR
- a CDS encoding NADH-quinone oxidoreductase subunit I gives rise to the protein MAKLSPILKEVLVHLFKKPATHRYPEEKTRVPAGFRGRQVFDINLCISCGLCARDCPAKAIEMVEVDGKLRPLFHLDRCIFCYQCAESCPRNAIKSSEIFELASTNKSDLIVKPKADSLSGGVL
- a CDS encoding NADH-quinone oxidoreductase subunit J is translated as MIVELLAVGLVVSACLAIYLDEAVYSVASLACMFVLMAILYALNDALFVAVFQLAVGAGTLAVLFLAGEMLSAKPEKEKPLKKIFPVALLAIVLSLPSIFLSVSVTPGNVSPSFSFADALWNLRAIDVILQGFVIMTVALGIAIVLYERNDGES